In Leucobacter denitrificans, the genomic window GGTACTGCCTTCTTGCGCGACCGCACGAGAAATGAGGTCGTCGAAGTCGCCTGAACTATCTGACGACGTGATCTGTTCACCGCGTGCGGGATCATCGAAAACCGAGCGCCATTCTTCTGGCGGCTGAATGTCGGGGAACGAATACCCACCCGTCTGAGACTCATCAGCAGTTTCGGAGTCTCCCTCGGACGAATCCTCAGTTTCGACTCGCTCAACATCTTCAGCCAGCTCGTCGGCGACCTCGTCACCTTCTTCACTGCCTAGATCCGAGTCAGAGTCTTCCTCTGCGGCAGCTGGCAAATCAGGCTCTGCCTCGATTTCTGGCTCTGGAGCAGATTCGGCTTCAGGCTCCTCCACAGGCGATTCTGAATCTGTCGCATCTTCCGGAGACTCGGTCTCTTCGTCGGCGAAGAGAGCCGCAACTGCGTCAGTGCCACCGGACTGCGCCGGGGCCTCGGTCGCCTCAATGAGATCCTCTAGAGAAAAAGCCTCGGTCGGAGCGCCGTATGAGTCATCGAACTGTTCGTCGTCCGCGGTATCGCCGGTTTCATCTTCGCTAGGTACTACGGCGCTTGAAGACTCGTCGGCCGGCGCTTCATCGTCATCGCGAGATGTAAGTTCTTCTACTGGTTCGTCTACCGTGTCCGGTGTCTCGGGCTCTTCAAGTTCCCGAGCCTCCTCAGATTCTTCAGGCCCGTCGACGCCTTCTTCAGCAAGCTTCGAAGCGCGCTCCGCAGCGAGTTCCGCAAGAGCGGCCTCTCTCAATTCGCGAAGCTCGCGCCGTGTCCGCGGCGACCCGTCTGCATTGAACGGATCAATCTCAATTTCTACGTCGCTAATTGCGGGAGTGGTCGGCTCAACGCCAGCCGCAGCGACCTGAGCGTTCTCATCACCACGTTGCTCAGCCGCCTGTTGCGCTGCCTGCTGACGCAGACGCAGCTCGCGCCTGGTTAGCGGTCGTTCTTGATCTTGCTCACTCATTGTTCGTTGCTTCCTCGGAATATAGACCGTGCTTGGCGATGTACTGCACGACACCGTCAGGCACCAAATACCACACCGGGTACCCCCGCGACACGCGTTCCCGGCAATCAGTTGACGAAATTGCGAGTGCAGGGATCTCAAGTAAGCTTACGTGATCACTCGAAAGTCCGGACAGCGACAAGTCGTGTCCTGGTCGAGAAACGGCGATGAAGTGCGCCAAGTCCCAGAGTTTCTCAACGTCTTTCCAGCCAATAATTTGCTCGACCGCGTCTGCGCCCGATATGAAGAACAGTTCTGCATCGGGCATTTGTGCTCGGAGATCTCGAAGAGTATCTACCGTGTATGTTGCCCCCTTGCGATCCACATCAACGCGGCTCACAGTGAACTGCGGATTTGATGCGGTAGCAATGACGGTCATGAGGTAGCGATGTTCGCTCTCAGACACGTGTATCTTCTGCCATGGCTGGCCGGTAGGCACAAAGACGACCTCATCGAGATCAAAGCTCTTTGCTACCTCGCTGGCGGCGACGAGGTGGCCGTGGTGGATCGGATCGAAGGTGCCGCCCATCACCCCCACGCGTCGCCGTGCTGACACGATTAGTGCTGCTGCGCCTCACCGTGCTCGCGAGCGTATGCGGCTGCCTTCTCGGCATGGCGGTTCGCGACATCGCGGAATGAGTACGTAGCAATCGCTAGAACCACGAAGATCCCGAGCACGATTGCGCCAAAGAGGAATGCAGGCATTGGCAGTTCGTTCACAACGTGGCTGGCACCTTCAGAAGCTGCTGCAATGGTGGCTGCAAATGACATGAAGACCCCTGATCTGTTCTCGAAAGTAAATAGGTTGTTGTTCAGTCTACCGTTATCAGCTAGCGAATCTGCCCAGTGCCACGCACAAGCCACTTCGTGCTTGTGAGTTCTGCAAGCCCCATCGGGCCGCGCGCATGCATCTTCTGGGTCGAAATACCAACCTCTGCGCCGAAACCAAACTCGCCTCCGTCAGTAAATCGGGTGGAAGCGTTCACCATAACCACAGCTGAATCGACCTCAGCGAGAAAGCGCTCGGCATTGGCGAAGTCACTCGTCACAATCGCCTCGGTGTGATGCGTTGAGAACCGGTCGATGTGCGCGATCGCCTCGTCAATCGAGTCGACGATCTTCACACCCATTTCTAGCGCGAGATGTTCGGTCGCCCAGGTCTCATCAGTCGCCGATCGCAGATTTTCCGAAGTGGATCGGGCCCGCTCATCACCCCACAACGCAACTCCGCCGGTCTCGAGAGCGCCCAGAAGCCGCGGCAACAAGCGCTCTGCGGCATCTTTGTGCACAAGCAAAGTCTCGGCCGCGTTGCACACGCTAGGCCGGTGCGTCTTCGCGTTCACCACGATGGACTCGGCCATGTCAGCATCGGCGCTTGCATCTACGTACACGTGCACGACTCCAGAACCGGTCTCGATCACCGGTACCGTTGAGTTTTGAACAACGGAAGCAATGAGGCCCGCGCTACCACGCGGAATAAGCACATCAATGAACCCGCGCGCACGCATGAGTCGCTCGGCGCCATCACGCCCAAACTCATCAATGGTTTGCACAACGTCGCCATTCAAGCCAGCTGCAGAAATCGCATCTTGAATGAGCTTTACGAGCACTGCATTGGACTGCTCCGCCGCCGATCCACCGCGAAGCACCGCGCCATTGCCACTCTTCAATGCGAGCGCAGCGATATCGACCGTGACATTAGGCCGCGCCTCATAGATCGCCCCGACGACACCGAATGGCACCCGCACCTGATTGATCGTGATGCCGTTCGCCAGCTTGCTACCGCGTACGACCTCACCAACTGGGTCCGGAAGCGCAATGACATCTCGCACCGCGCTCGCGAGACCACGAATGCGTTCTTCAGTGAGGGTGAGCCGATCGAGTAAGCCCTCGGCCATATCGCTCTGCACTCCCCGTTCAAGATCTTGCCTATTCGCGGCGACGATCTCAGCGACAGAGTTTTCGATTGCCTGCGCAATTGACTCGAGAGCTCGATTCTTTGCACCGCTTGTAGCGGTCGCTAGCCCCTTAGAGGCGCTCCGGGCGCGCGACAACAGTTGCATAAAGGCATCATCGTGAGACATGCCCCCAGTGTACCGACTAGAGCGGCCCCGGACCTGCCTCGAAGTGTGTCCCGTGATCCGCACCTTCAAGCACAGGCGCAAAAAGCTTGGTCTCGGTGAGCAGCACGGTCACCGCAGCCTCGGCAGCAAGCCTCGCCGCCTGAACTTTGGTCGCCGCTCCCCCTGTACCCCATCCTGACTGGCTGGCACCGATCTCGATACCTTCTAACACGTCGCCGAATGACACAAACGGGATTCGCTTGGCCCCTGCGACCGCAGGCGGGGCCGTATATAGGGCATCAACATCTGAAAGAAGTACGAGGTGATCCGCTTGCACAAGACGGGCCACCAGCGCGGCGAGCATGTCATTATCGCCGAAGCGGATCTCGTGCGTTGCGACCGTATCGTTCTCGTTGATAATCGGCAGAATACCGAGGCTCAGCAGGCGCTCGAGCGAGCGCCGAGCATTTCCTCGGTGGGTTGGGTTCTCGATATCGTTCGCGGTGAGCAGCACTTGGCCGGCAATCAGGTCGTGGGTGCTGAGCGCGCGCTGATATCGGTTGACGAGAATGTTCTGACCCACAGCGGCAGCGGCCTGCTGCGTTGCAAGATCGTCTGGCCGCTCCTCAAGCGAGAGAAACGGGACACCGGTTGCGATAGCGCCGCTCGAAACGAGGATGACCTGTGCGCCTTCTGCGCGTAGACGCGCAAGTGAGTCAACGAGTTTTGGAATCTGCGCCGCGTTCTCACCGCTAACCGATGAGGATCCAACCTTGACGACTATGCGTCGTGCGCCAAGTAGCGCTTCTCCCAACGGTTTCACTGCCGAATCACTCATTCCTCCGACTCCCACAAACCGGCCTTGCGCTCTTGCTCCAGCTCCTCCCGAGCCGCAGCCTTTGCATCCATCCTGTCGTGATACGCGGTGCGCCGCTCCTTGTTTGTACGCCGCTCGCTCGCATCAATGCGATTATCGCTGCCACGAACACCGACCTGCACTTCGGCCGCACTCGTAATCGATGGCTCCCAGTCAAAGACGATGCCAGCGCCCGGCCCGATCACCACGGTTGAACCAGCTGTGGCACCTGCCTTCACCAGGGCATCTTCGATGCCGATCTTCTGCAAGCGATCTGCAAGGTATCCGACAGCTTCATCGTTCGCGAAGTCAGTCTGCTCGACCCAGCGTTCGGGCTTCTCTCCGAGCACCCGGTAGAGCGTGCCGTAAGTGCCGCCCTCTGTGACAATTCGGAATCCCGCTCGATTGTCAACTGGTTTCGGGGTGAGCACGATTCGCTCCGGCTTCGCCTCCTCCAAAAGCCGCTCGGCTCGTGCAGCCTCCACCAGTTCTGCGAGCGCAAACTTCAATTCACGAAGTCCCTCATGCGAAACCGTGGAAATCTCAAATACCCGATACCCCTCTGCTTCGAGCTCTGGACGAATAAATTCCGCGAGCTCGCGGGCCTCGGGCACATCGATCTTGTTCAAGGCGACAAGTTGCGGGCGTTCGAGCAATGGAATTTGCCCCTCGGGCACCTCGTATGCAGCAAGCTCCGCACGGATTATCTCGAGATCTGAGAGTGGATCACGCCCGGGCTCGAGCGTGGCACAGTCGAGCACGTGTAGGAGCGCACTGCAACGTTCCACGTGTCGCAAGAAGTCGAGCCCTAAGCCTCTCCCCTCGCTCGCGCCCTCAATCAGGCCAGGCACATCGGCAACGGTGAACCGGTGGTCTTCCACCTCCACCACACCAAGGTTTGGGTGAAGCGTCGTGAAGGGATAGTCAGCGATCTTCGGCTTCGCCGCGCTCATCGCTGCGATCAGACTCGACTTACCTGCCGACGGGTACCCCACGAAAGCTACGTCAGCGATGGTCTTGAGCTCGAGCGTGACCGAACCGGACTTGCCAGTTGTGCCAAGCAGTGCAAAGCCCGGGGCTTTACGTTTCGCGCTCGCTAACGCGTGGTTTCCGAGCCCACCGAGCCCTCCTTCTGCCGCGACATAACGCATGCCTGGCTCATCGAGGTCAATAAGAGTTTCACCGGTGTCGCTCTTAACAACAGTTCCCACGGGAACTGAGAGAACGAGATCTTCACCAGTCGTGCCGGCCCGGTAATCACCAGCACCATATCCCCCGTTTTCGGCGGCGCGATGAGGCCGACGGTGGTACTCGAGCAGGGTCGTAACCTGTGGATCGGCAACCAGAACTATGCTGCCGCCGTTCCCCCCGGCCCCGCCATCGGGGCCAGCTAGTGGTTTGAACTTCTCTCGTCTCACAGAGACGCAACCATTGCCACCTCGTCCGGCCTGCAGATGCAACTGCACCTGATCCACAAAGGTCACCATGAATGTTCCTCTTTCGCTCGCGAAGCCGCAACCATACAAATTCTATTTCACTGATTCTCGGCCAGATACGACAAAAGGCGAGCCGAAGCCCGCCTTGCCGATGCCGATCGCGTGTTACGCGGCAGCTACGATGTTGACGACCTTGCGGCCACCCTTTGCACCGAACTCAACTGCTCCGCCAGCAAGCGCGAACAGTGTGTCGTCTTTGCCGCGACCAACGTTGACGCCTGGGTGGAAGTGGGTGCCACGCTGACGAACGATAATCTCGCCTGCGTTCACCTGCTGGCCGCCGAAGCGCTTCACGCCGAGGCGCTGCGCGTTCGAGTCGCGACCGTTCTTGCTCGAGCCTACGCCCTTCTTGGATGCCATGAGTCTCTACTCCTTTGAGGTTTGAAAGTCTGCTACTTGATGCCGGTGACCTTGAGGCGCGTCAAATCTTGACGGTGCCCCTGGCGGCTCTTGTAACCGGTCTTGTTCTTGTAACGCTGAATGACAATCTTCGGCCCACGGAGGTCGTTGAGAACCTCGGCGGTAACCTTCACCTTGGCGAGTGCCTTGGCATCGGTCGTGACCTTGTCACCGTCAACGAGCAGCACTGCTGGAAGCTCGACATTACCCTTGGCGTCGCCAGCTACTCGGTTGACAGTGATGATCGAACCAACCTCGACCTTTTCCTGCCTACCGCTTGCGCGTACTACTGCGTAAACCACTTGGTCACCCATCTCTTGAGAATCTTCTTATCGTGCCGAATCGCGAACTCGTCACGATCGAAGCCATATGCGCCACTCTCCGCCACCGAAGCGGGTAGGCACAACGATCAATAATAACTCGAACTATTCGTTTCGGTCAAATACAGTTCCGCGTGTCAACCTGCCCTATTTCGACTGCGTGCGAGCATCGAGGGCGTCAAGCAGCAATTGTTCAGGACTCACGGCCGCATCCGGTGCCGTTTCTGCTGGCGGAGTCGAAACTTTTACCTCACTCGACTGAGTTGTCGCAGGCGCGCCCGCACGCGAACTCGCTCTCCGGCTCCGTGATTTCGAGGCGCCCGCAGGAGGCGCGTCAGGGAGAGCATTCAGCACGCTATCGAGCACGTTCGTGAGCTGTTCTGGCTTTTCAGTAACCTCACTCGGTTCCTCAGACTTCGGCGCCGTGATCGTCGAAGCTGCCACCTGGGCGAGCATGTTCTTTGCGCCGTCAGTGATGGCGTGAGTTTGAGTCTTTGGATCGGCGGACGATTTATTTGCGGAACGCTTCGAGCGACCGCTGGACTCGCTACGGTGCTTGTGCACAGGCTCATGCTGCACGATGACACCACGGCCAGCACACACCTCACACGGTTCGCTAAATGATTCGAGGAGACCAAGGCCCAACTTCTTTCGAGTCATCTGCACGAGTCCGAGCGAAGTCACCTCTGCCACCTGATGCTTCGTGCGATCGCGGCCGAGGCATTCGACGAGGCGCCGAAGCACGAGGTCTCGATTCGACTCCAGCACCATGTCAATAAAGTCGATCACGATGATGCCACCGATGTCGCGCAAGCGAAGCTGGCGCACGATCTCTTCGGCCGCCTCGAGGTTGTTCTTCGTTACAGTCTCTTCAAGGTTGCCGCCTGCACCCACGAACTTACCCGTGTTAACATCGACGACGGTCATAGCTTCGGTTCGGTCGATGACAAGCGATCCACCCGATGGCAACCACACCTTACGGTCGAGCGCCTTGACGATCTGTTCGGAGACCCGATATTCGTCAAAGATGTCGCGATCTCCGTCGTAACGCTCTACGCGCTGCATAAGGTCAGGTGCCACGTTCGACAGGTAGTTCTCGATTACCTGGTGAGTTTCCTCACCGGCAATCGTCATGCGGTGGAAGTCTTCATTAAAGACGTCGCGCACAATCTTGATGAGCATGTCTGGCTCAGAGTGAAGCATGACCGGGCCGCCACCCTTTTCGGTGCGGGCCTGGATCGACTCCCACTGCTTCGTGAGCCGATGAACATCGTGAGTCAATTGGTCTTCACTCGCACCCTCAGCTGCGGTACGCACAATAACGCCAGCACCGTCAGGAAGTACCTGCTTGAGGATCTTCTTGAGTCGGGCGCGCTCGGTATCAGGCAGTTTGCGTGAAATGCCATTCATGGCGCCGCCAGGCACAAACACCAGGAAGCGGCCGGGAAGCGAGATCTGGCTCGTGAGCCTTGCGCCCTTGTGCCCGACAGGATCTTTCGTAACCTGCACGAGTACTTGGTCGCCGGGCTTCAGAGCGTTCTCAATTTTTCGTGCAGTGTTGCCGCCCTCAAACTCTGACCAGTCAACCTCGCCGGAGTAGAGAACCGCATTGCGGCCCTTACCAATATCAACGAATGCGGCTTCCATGCTCGGCAGCACATTCTGTACGCGCCCGAGATATACGTTGCCAATTAGTGACGACTCGCTTGAGCGGGCGACATAATGCTCGACCAGCACCTTGTCTTCAAGAACCCCAATTTGAATGCGGTCTGCCGTGGTGCGCACGATCATCTCTCGATCCACCGATTCGCGGCGCGCGAGAAACTCAGACTCGGTGATGACTGTGCGCCTACGCCCCGCATCACGACCGTCACGGCGACGCTGCTTCTTGGCCTCTAGTCGCGTGGATCCACGAACTTTTTGCGGTTCTGTAATGACTGGCGCCTGACGCTGCGCGCGCGAGGAATCATCGTCGTCATGATCTGCACCGTTGCCAGTTGTGCGACGTCGGTTTCGGCCACCACCGCTCTCGCGGTTAAAGTCCTCCCGGTCTCGATTACGATCAGAGCGATCACGATCGCGATCCGAACGATCTCGCGAATCATTGCCCGGGAACTGTTGGTCAAGAATATCGTCGAGACGCCGGAACTCACTTCGACGCGGCCTCGGCTGCACCGGCGGGACATCAGGCGCGAGGAAGATGAGTCGAGTTGTCGCACGGAAGCGCTGCTCTGGACTCATTTCTGCGAGTGGAAGTACGAGCGGGAGCCCGTCTGACGGGACCTTCTTCGCGTCCTCCTCCGGAGCTGCAGTTTCAGAAGCCACTGATTCTTCGGTTGATTCCTCAGAAGACGTGCCTACTGGCTGTGCTGACGAATCTGTCTCGGGCTGCGAAACCACACCCTCATTCTCATTGGGTGTCTGTTCTTCGGTATCTTTTTGTGTATTCACCATCGCTGGTGTGCTCCTTTAACCGCGAAACAATTGTTCCGCGAAAACCTAAATTGTGTGCGGTGTATCACCGCGAATCCCTCTGTTGCCTGAATCACCAGGCGCTCGGCTCCCGCCGAAGATCGCCACGGGGCGATCGAAGACTTGACGTCGATGTAACCTTCTTAGCGTTATCGATCGGTTACCATTATGTCACGGTCACCCGAGTCCCCGCACGATCATGTTGCGTGGCGTAATGTCTCAGGTTACGGAGACTAGGATTTCGCTTATGACAAACACCGAGATTGCACCGAGCAAATCGACTGGGTTTGCGCTCTTTTCTATCCTGCTGGGAGCGGTGGGCTTATTCGCCGCGTTCGAGCTTGCTACCGAATACATCAAGACGCTGAAGAACTCTGACTACGTTCCCAACTGCGAAGTTTCGGTACTCGTCACCTGCGGCCCGAACATGGATTCTTGGCAGGGCTCACTCTTTGGTTTCAGCAACACCATTCTCGGCCTCGTGGCGTTAGTTGCCCCAATCGCGGTTGGTGTCGCTCTCCTCGCTGGAGCTCGCTTTGCCGCCTGGTTTTGGTGGATCTACCGCGCAGGTTTGCTTCTCGGCGTCATATTTATCTTTTGGCTCGCCTACCAGAGCATTTTCGGACTCGGTACGCTGTGCCCCTGGTGCATGGTTGTCTGGACCGTGATGATCCCGCTCTTCTTCGGCACCGCATTCAGGCCCGAAGCGAAGGGGTATGTGCCTGCCTCGCCTGCAGTGCAGCGAGCCTTCACCTCCCTGAATTCGTGGGCCTGGGTGCTCGTTTTGCTTGCCTACATCCTCATCGCCGCGGTCGCCCAGTTCCAACTGAACTGGTTCGCTGAGTTCGGCCGCTAAATCTCGCCGCTAACTCTGTCGGGTGAGCTGCTGCCAAAGTTCTTCCACCTGGTGGATCGTGTGGTCTTCAGTGCCTGATGTATCGATAAGCACATCAGCTATCGCGCGTCGCGCCTCATCGCTCGCTTGATTAGCGATGCGCTGGCGCGCTTCGTCTTCGCTCATACCGCGCAGTTGGATCATGCGCTGCACGCGGAGCTCTGCCGGCGCATCCGCGACAACAACCGCATCAAAATTCAGGTCCTCTGACGCATTCTCAATGCCAGCTTCAACAAGCAGAGGCACTTCGTACACCACTACGCTGTCGAGATCGTTCTGGCGAGCCCGATCAATGCCGGTCACCAGCAATCGGCGCACTTCCGGGTGCACAATTGTGTTGAGGTCATTGAGTGCCTCTGTGTCGTTGAACACGATTGTTCCGAGGGCCGCCCTATTGAGTTCGCCGTTTTCACTCAATACATCACCACCGAAACGTTGCGTAATGAGCTCGAGACCCGGAGATCCAGGTTCGACGGCCTCACGCGCGAGCTGGTCTGCATCGATGCGAACAGCTCCGAGCTCTTCGAGCTTCTTGCCAATGGTGCTCTTGCCTGAGGCGATGCCTCCGGTTAAGGCGATAAGTTGCATACGATCCACACTAGCGCGACCGTAAGCTAGTAACGGAGGTGATCGCATGCTCGAGATCGTCACAGGACTTTCGCTCGCTGCTGCCGCGGGCCTGAACGCTTATATTCCGCTCCTGGGAATTGGCTTGCTTGCACGATTTACCCCCGTCATCGATCTCCCCGACGCATGGTCGTGGATCGCGAACGAATGGGTACTCGGGATCCTTGGCATCCTGCTCGTTGTTGAACTCGTTGTCGACAAAGTTCCCGCACTTGACTCAGTAAATGACGTTCTACAAACGATTATTCGACCAACCTCGGGTGGACTCGTGTTCAGCGCCGGTTCGGCAAGCGATACCGTCGCAGTCACCGACCCAGAGGCGTTTGTGAACTCCGCCGCATTCTGGCCGTTCGTCATCGGGGTGGTTATTGCGCTCGTTCCGCACATCTTCAAGCTTGTCGCGCGACCTGTCGTGAATCTCACGACTGGGGGCGCCGGCGCAGGCGTGATGAGCGCAATCGAGGACATTGCCGCAGTGATCGTAACAATCCTCGCAGTGGTTGTACCACTACTCGCGCTTGCAATGATTGTCGGCTGCATCATTCTTATGGTTCGCGCGATACGCAAGATGCGCAAGCGACGTGCTGCGCGTAGCGGCCAGCAACCGATCACCGAAAGTTGAAATAGCTCTGGAGAAAGCTAAAGGCCCGGCTCCCATTGGGAACCGGGCCTTTGACTTGAATGCTTAGTTGCCTTCGAGCTGTGCCTTCAGTGCAGCAAGTGCCTCGTCGTCAGCGAGTGCGCCAGCCGAAGCTGCGTCGCTCGAGAAGCTCGACGATGGCGCCTCAGCAGCAGGTGCGGCAGCGAGCTCGGTGAGCATCGCAGCAACCTGCTTCTTGTGCGCTTCCCAACGCTCCTGGGCAGCAGCGTATTCCTGCTCCCACTTCTCGCGCTGCGACTCGAAGCCTTCCTTCCACTCCTGGGTCTCAGGGTCGAAGCCTTCTGGGTACTTGTATTCGCCGTTCTCGTCGTACTCGGTGGTCATGCCATAGAGTGCAGGATCGAACTCGGTACCTTCTGGGTCGACACCCTCGTTTGCCTGCTTGAGGCTGAGCGAGATGCGGCGACGCTCGAGATCGATGTCGATGATCTTGACGAAGACCCCTTGGCCGGCCGAAACAACCTGCTCAGCGAGTTCAACGTGCTGGCCCGAAAGCTCTGAGATGTGCACGAGGCCCTCGATGCCATCGGCAACGCGAACGAATGCGCCGAATGGAACAAGCTTCGTGACAGCACCTGGAGCGATCTGTCCGATGGCGTGGGTACGTGCAAAGACCTGCCAAGGGTCTTCCTGCGTTGCCTTGAGCGAGAGCGAAACGCGCTCGCGATCGAGCTCAACCGAGAGCACCTCAACGGTGACTTCCTGGCCGACCTCGACAACGTCAGATGCGTGCTCAATGTGCTTCCACGAGAGCTCGGAAACGTGAACGAGACCGTCAACTCCACCGAGGTCAACGAATGCACCGAAGTTGACGATCGACGAGATGACGCCCTTGCGCACCTGACCGGGCTTGAGGTCAGCGAGGAACGACGAGCGGGTTGCCGACTGGGTCTCTTCGAGGAGTGCGCGGCGCGACAGCACCACGTTGTTGCGGTTCTTGTCGAGTTCGAGGATCTTTGCCTCGATCTCCTGGCCAAGGTACGGCGTGAGGTCGCGAACGCGGCGAAGCTCGATAAGCGATGCTGGGAGGAAGCCACGAAGTCCGATGTCAACGATGAGTCCACCCTTGACGACCTCGATTACGGTGCCGGTAACGACGCCCTCGGTCTCCTTGACCTTCTCGACATCGCCCCAAGCGCGCTCGTACTGAGCACGCTTCTTCGACAGAATCAGGCGACCTTCCTTGTCCTCCTTCTGGAGCACGAGTGCCTCAACCGAATCGCCAACATTGACTACCTCGTCGGGGTCAACATCATGCTTGATGGACAGCTCGCGTGAGGGGATAACACCCTCGGTCTTGAACCCTACGTCGAGGAGTACCTCGTCGCGGTCAATCTTCACCACGGTGCCCTCGATGAGGTCTCCGTCGTTGAAGGACTTAATGGTCAGTTCGACCGCTGCAAGGAAGTCGTCGGCTGAGCCGATGTCGTTAATCGCGACCTGCTTGCTCTCGGTCGTTGTGTTCGTCATGAAATTGGTCTCCAGAATGGACATGGTATTCAGGTGGGTACGTGCCGAATCATAGGATTCGAAATGGTTCGACTCCAAGAAACGCCCCACACGTGGACATGGTTGAGTCGCCACAAATGTGACACCCCAGTCTACCCCCAGATTCGCCACATTCTCAACCCGAAATCTATCGCCTTCATTTGTCATGGCTAGGCTGTTGGCGTGCCGCCTCGTTCCCCTCTCCCCCAGCGCAACGGTCTCGACCCCGCTTGGCTACGCACGCCGAACCGAGTCCGTGGCGAGTTGCCCGAGTGGCAGTTGATGCGCGACTGGCTACATTCGAGGGTGCCGTACGAAGCGAATGTGGATCAGATGATCTCCGACTCGCGCTTCGTATACGAAGATGGATCAGCGCTCAGACGAGGCGATCCATACACTCCGCACACGTTTGTTTGGTTTCATCGCGATCTCCGCGAAGAAGCGACGGTACCTGGCGCGATCCACATCGTGCACAGGGACGAGCGACTTGTCGTCATAGATAAGCCACCGTTCTTGTCTTCGATCCCACGCGGGCGACATGTTCTACAAAGCGTCGTTGTGCGGATGCGGGCAGAGCTCGGACTCACCGAACTCACGCCGGCACACAGGCTCGATCGCGTCACCTCCGGATTGCTCGTACTCACTACTGAGCAACGGTGGCGTGGCGCATACCAATCGCTCTTCCAGAACCAGCAGATTTCAAAGATTTACCGTGCTGTGGCTCCCCTTGATCCACACCTCAAATTACCCCTTCAGGTACAAAACCACATTGCAAAAGAGCACGGCATTATGCAGGCAGAAGTCGTTCCTGGAGCACCTCCGAACGCGAGGACCTTGGTCGAACTCGAGTCAGATCTCGGTGACGGTTTCGGTGTCTACCGCCTCACGCCCAAAACGGGGCGCACCCACCAATTGCGGCTTCATCTCAACGGGCTCGGAATTCCGATCGTCGGCGATCCGCTCTATCCGGTTCCGACAGGGTCAGAAATCGATGACTTTTCGACGCCTCTGCAGCTGCTCGCGAGCGAACTTTCATTCGTGGACCCAATCGACGGATCCACACGAAAATTCACAAGTCAGCGTTCACTTCCGCTGAAGTCCGAACTCACAGGCGATTAGTGAGCG contains:
- a CDS encoding vitamin K epoxide reductase family protein, translated to MTNTEIAPSKSTGFALFSILLGAVGLFAAFELATEYIKTLKNSDYVPNCEVSVLVTCGPNMDSWQGSLFGFSNTILGLVALVAPIAVGVALLAGARFAAWFWWIYRAGLLLGVIFIFWLAYQSIFGLGTLCPWCMVVWTVMIPLFFGTAFRPEAKGYVPASPAVQRAFTSLNSWAWVLVLLAYILIAAVAQFQLNWFAEFGR
- the coaE gene encoding dephospho-CoA kinase, whose amino-acid sequence is MQLIALTGGIASGKSTIGKKLEELGAVRIDADQLAREAVEPGSPGLELITQRFGGDVLSENGELNRAALGTIVFNDTEALNDLNTIVHPEVRRLLVTGIDRARQNDLDSVVVYEVPLLVEAGIENASEDLNFDAVVVADAPAELRVQRMIQLRGMSEDEARQRIANQASDEARRAIADVLIDTSGTEDHTIHQVEELWQQLTRQS
- a CDS encoding DUF4126 domain-containing protein, whose protein sequence is MLEIVTGLSLAAAAGLNAYIPLLGIGLLARFTPVIDLPDAWSWIANEWVLGILGILLVVELVVDKVPALDSVNDVLQTIIRPTSGGLVFSAGSASDTVAVTDPEAFVNSAAFWPFVIGVVIALVPHIFKLVARPVVNLTTGGAGAGVMSAIEDIAAVIVTILAVVVPLLALAMIVGCIILMVRAIRKMRKRRAARSGQQPITES
- the rpsA gene encoding 30S ribosomal protein S1, translated to MTNTTTESKQVAINDIGSADDFLAAVELTIKSFNDGDLIEGTVVKIDRDEVLLDVGFKTEGVIPSRELSIKHDVDPDEVVNVGDSVEALVLQKEDKEGRLILSKKRAQYERAWGDVEKVKETEGVVTGTVIEVVKGGLIVDIGLRGFLPASLIELRRVRDLTPYLGQEIEAKILELDKNRNNVVLSRRALLEETQSATRSSFLADLKPGQVRKGVISSIVNFGAFVDLGGVDGLVHVSELSWKHIEHASDVVEVGQEVTVEVLSVELDRERVSLSLKATQEDPWQVFARTHAIGQIAPGAVTKLVPFGAFVRVADGIEGLVHISELSGQHVELAEQVVSAGQGVFVKIIDIDLERRRISLSLKQANEGVDPEGTEFDPALYGMTTEYDENGEYKYPEGFDPETQEWKEGFESQREKWEQEYAAAQERWEAHKKQVAAMLTELAAAPAAEAPSSSFSSDAASAGALADDEALAALKAQLEGN
- a CDS encoding pseudouridine synthase, with the translated sequence MPPRSPLPQRNGLDPAWLRTPNRVRGELPEWQLMRDWLHSRVPYEANVDQMISDSRFVYEDGSALRRGDPYTPHTFVWFHRDLREEATVPGAIHIVHRDERLVVIDKPPFLSSIPRGRHVLQSVVVRMRAELGLTELTPAHRLDRVTSGLLVLTTEQRWRGAYQSLFQNQQISKIYRAVAPLDPHLKLPLQVQNHIAKEHGIMQAEVVPGAPPNARTLVELESDLGDGFGVYRLTPKTGRTHQLRLHLNGLGIPIVGDPLYPVPTGSEIDDFSTPLQLLASELSFVDPIDGSTRKFTSQRSLPLKSELTGD